The Lysobacter capsici genome has a segment encoding these proteins:
- a CDS encoding electron transfer flavoprotein subunit beta/FixA family protein, which translates to MKILVGYKRVVDYNVRIQVKPDGSGVVTDGVKLSANPFDEIALEEALRLRDKGIATEVVVATIAPADAQPHLRNGLAMGANRAVHIVCDQPIQSLTAARALLKLIEKEQPDLVILGKQAIDDDASQTGQMLATLWGRPQATFASKLEVADGKATVTREVDAGLETLEVDLPAVVTTDLRLNEPRFIKLPDIMKAKSKPLETIQFADLGVDTGDTLKTTHYAPPPKRSKGVMVKDAAELVAALKQKGLL; encoded by the coding sequence ATGAAGATCCTCGTCGGCTACAAGCGCGTGGTGGACTACAACGTCCGCATTCAGGTCAAGCCGGATGGCTCCGGCGTGGTCACCGACGGCGTCAAGCTGTCGGCCAATCCGTTCGACGAAATCGCCCTGGAAGAGGCCCTGCGCCTGCGCGACAAGGGCATCGCCACCGAGGTCGTGGTCGCCACGATCGCCCCCGCCGACGCCCAGCCGCACCTGCGCAACGGCCTGGCCATGGGCGCCAACCGCGCCGTGCATATCGTCTGCGACCAGCCGATCCAGTCGCTGACCGCCGCGCGCGCGCTGCTCAAGCTGATCGAAAAGGAACAGCCCGACCTGGTGATCCTGGGCAAGCAGGCGATCGACGACGACGCCAGCCAGACCGGCCAGATGCTCGCCACCCTGTGGGGCCGCCCGCAGGCGACCTTCGCCTCCAAGCTCGAAGTAGCCGATGGCAAGGCCACGGTGACGCGCGAAGTCGACGCCGGCCTGGAAACGCTGGAAGTCGACCTGCCGGCCGTGGTGACCACCGACCTGCGCCTCAACGAGCCGCGCTTCATCAAGCTGCCCGACATCATGAAGGCCAAGAGCAAGCCGCTGGAGACGATCCAGTTCGCCGACCTCGGCGTGGACACCGGCGACACGCTCAAGACCACCCATTACGCACCGCCGCCCAAGCGCAGCAAGGGCGTGATGGTCAAGGATGCGGCCGAACTGGTCGCCGCACTGAAGCAGAAGGGGTTGCTGTGA
- a CDS encoding electron transfer flavoprotein subunit alpha/FixB family protein: MSKILIVAEHLDGKLNAATAKCVSAAQALKPESIDIVVLAADPAAVAADAAQIAGVAKVLTVANAANAQPIAQVLAPQIAALAQGYSHVFGPSTTFGKDLMPCVAALLGVAQVSDVMAVEGSHTFKRPIYAGNAIVTVEAPSDHTVVATVRAASWPEAAKGGSATVEAASVDAVLPTHTRFVGLAAGKSDRPDLQSAKRVVSGGRGVGSAENFKIIYDFADKLGAAVGASRAAVDAGYVPNELQVGQTGKIIAPELYVAVGISGAIQHLTGIKDAGTIVAINKDGEAPIFEIADIGLVGDLFKLLPELEAALG; the protein is encoded by the coding sequence ATGAGCAAGATTCTGATCGTCGCCGAACATCTCGATGGCAAGCTCAACGCCGCCACCGCCAAGTGCGTGTCCGCCGCGCAGGCGCTCAAGCCCGAATCGATCGACATCGTGGTGCTGGCCGCCGACCCGGCCGCCGTCGCCGCCGATGCCGCGCAGATCGCCGGTGTCGCCAAGGTGCTGACCGTGGCCAACGCCGCCAACGCCCAGCCGATCGCGCAGGTGCTCGCGCCGCAGATCGCCGCGCTGGCCCAGGGCTACAGCCACGTGTTCGGCCCCTCGACCACCTTCGGCAAGGACCTGATGCCCTGCGTCGCGGCCCTGCTCGGCGTGGCCCAGGTCTCCGACGTGATGGCGGTCGAAGGCAGCCACACCTTCAAGCGTCCGATCTACGCCGGCAACGCCATCGTCACCGTCGAAGCGCCGAGCGACCACACCGTCGTCGCCACCGTGCGCGCGGCCTCGTGGCCGGAAGCGGCCAAGGGCGGCAGCGCCACCGTCGAAGCCGCATCGGTCGACGCCGTGCTGCCGACCCACACGCGTTTCGTAGGCCTGGCCGCCGGCAAGTCCGACCGTCCCGACCTGCAAAGCGCCAAGCGCGTCGTCTCCGGCGGCCGCGGCGTGGGCTCGGCCGAGAACTTCAAGATCATCTACGACTTCGCCGACAAGCTCGGCGCCGCCGTGGGCGCCTCGCGCGCCGCGGTCGACGCCGGCTACGTCCCGAACGAGTTGCAGGTCGGCCAGACCGGCAAGATCATCGCCCCGGAGCTGTACGTCGCCGTCGGCATCAGCGGCGCGATCCAGCACCTGACCGGCATCAAGGACGCCGGCACCATCGTCGCGATCAACAAGGACGGCGAGGCGCCGATCTTCGAGATCGCCGATATCGGGTTGGTGGGGGATTTGTTCAAGTTGTTGCCGGAGTTGGAAGCCGCGCTGGGCTAA
- a CDS encoding NAD-dependent epimerase/dehydratase family protein codes for MIVGNGLIAEAFKARYEHDRTVVIFASGVSNSSETSEQAFLRERQLLLETLRATEGKFVYFSTCSLTDADRRATPYAVHKLEMESLVLAYRDALVFRLPQVVGHTPNPHTLTNFIASRIANAERFSLWTKALRSLIDVDDIASIATAMIDRGFSGQVIDLAAPGALTMMELVETMERMLGEKGNYDLVDRGGGSIPDATLAVQFANELGIDLCDDYPERVLRKYYGVRR; via the coding sequence ATGATAGTGGGCAATGGTTTAATCGCCGAAGCATTCAAGGCGCGCTATGAACACGACCGGACGGTCGTTATTTTCGCCTCCGGCGTATCGAATTCCTCGGAGACATCGGAGCAAGCGTTCCTGCGCGAGCGCCAGCTGCTGCTTGAAACGCTTCGCGCGACCGAGGGCAAATTCGTTTACTTCAGCACCTGCAGTCTGACCGACGCGGATCGGCGAGCGACGCCGTACGCGGTGCACAAATTAGAAATGGAATCGCTGGTGCTCGCTTACCGCGACGCCCTGGTGTTTCGCCTGCCCCAGGTAGTCGGCCATACGCCCAACCCACATACGCTGACCAATTTCATCGCATCGCGCATCGCCAACGCGGAACGTTTCTCGCTTTGGACGAAAGCGCTTCGTTCACTGATCGACGTCGACGACATCGCCAGCATCGCGACGGCGATGATCGACCGCGGCTTCAGCGGCCAGGTAATCGATCTTGCCGCGCCCGGCGCACTCACGATGATGGAGCTAGTGGAAACGATGGAGCGGATGCTCGGCGAGAAAGGCAACTACGACCTGGTGGACCGCGGTGGTGGAAGCATCCCGGACGCCACCTTGGCTGTGCAGTTCGCAAACGAACTCGGCATCGACCTTTGCGACGATTACCCTGAAAGGGTGCTCAGAAAATATTACGGAGTCCGGCGATGA
- a CDS encoding glycosyltransferase family 2 protein — protein sequence MSIETSVVIPAYRSANILPMLVQKLQEALDGMYPDAGSERYQVILVNDCSPDDTWARIEELSRDRPWLKGINLRKNAGQHNSLLTGLRYARGQYVIMMDDDLQHDPADIPKIVASLKAGNDVCYAKFKSKRHAMWKRLGSRFNSMIADRLLRKPKELYLSPFKGVVRGVRDQMVRFVGPHVYLDGLILASTNRVTMIELDHHERLDGQSGYSLGKSISLWLKMATSFSIEPLRIASLLGIFFSGFGFLSAVALIVQRFTLNAMPVGWSSLIVSVLILGGIQLLALGIIGEYVGRVLLHVNGTPQAVIHSAVNLEVGEHD from the coding sequence ATGAGCATCGAGACAAGCGTGGTCATCCCCGCGTACCGAAGCGCCAACATATTGCCGATGCTGGTGCAAAAGCTGCAGGAAGCGCTGGACGGCATGTATCCGGACGCCGGCAGCGAACGCTATCAGGTGATCCTGGTGAACGACTGCAGCCCAGACGACACCTGGGCGCGCATCGAGGAGCTTTCTCGCGACCGCCCGTGGCTGAAGGGCATCAACCTGCGCAAGAACGCCGGACAACACAATTCCCTGCTGACCGGCTTGCGCTACGCGCGAGGCCAGTACGTGATCATGATGGACGATGATCTCCAGCACGATCCGGCCGATATTCCGAAGATTGTCGCGTCGCTCAAGGCCGGGAACGACGTGTGCTACGCCAAGTTCAAGTCCAAGCGCCACGCGATGTGGAAGCGCCTGGGCAGCCGCTTCAACAGCATGATCGCCGATCGCCTGCTGCGAAAGCCGAAAGAGCTCTACCTCTCGCCGTTCAAGGGGGTAGTTCGCGGCGTTCGCGACCAGATGGTCCGCTTCGTCGGTCCGCACGTGTATCTGGACGGGCTAATACTCGCCAGCACGAACCGGGTGACGATGATCGAGCTCGATCATCACGAAAGACTCGACGGACAATCCGGCTATAGTCTCGGCAAATCGATATCGCTCTGGCTGAAAATGGCCACGAGTTTCTCCATCGAACCTTTGCGCATCGCATCGCTCCTGGGCATCTTTTTCTCCGGCTTCGGCTTCCTCTCGGCTGTTGCCTTGATCGTCCAGCGCTTTACTCTCAACGCGATGCCCGTGGGCTGGTCTTCGCTGATCGTCTCGGTGCTGATTCTCGGGGGCATTCAGTTATTGGCCCTGGGCATCATCGGCGAGTACGTCGGCCGGGTTCTGCTGCACGTAAATGGCACTCCGCAGGCGGTGATACACTCAGCGGTTAATCTGGAGGTCGGCGAGCATGATTGA
- a CDS encoding GtrA family protein — translation MIDRLGKILAHEDARKLLLYAICGGSGVLLDLATYTVLLAFEINYQAANACGYVAGTLLSFALNRHFTFQTYDNTLRRLAMFCAAAGVGYLISTIVLWLLVDRIGLNPLLAKIATLGVVLVVQFSLNRAITFRQR, via the coding sequence ATGATTGACCGGCTCGGCAAGATCCTTGCACATGAAGATGCACGGAAATTGCTTCTTTACGCGATCTGCGGCGGGTCCGGAGTCCTGTTGGACCTCGCCACCTATACGGTTCTGCTGGCGTTCGAAATCAACTACCAAGCAGCCAATGCATGCGGGTACGTGGCCGGCACGTTGTTGAGTTTCGCGTTGAACCGTCATTTCACCTTCCAGACCTATGACAACACGTTGCGACGTCTGGCCATGTTCTGCGCCGCCGCCGGCGTCGGATATCTGATCTCGACCATCGTGCTGTGGCTGCTGGTCGACCGCATCGGACTGAACCCGCTGCTCGCCAAGATCGCCACGTTGGGCGTGGTGCTGGTCGTCCAGTTCTCGCTGAACCGCGCAATCACGTTCCGGCAACGATAA
- a CDS encoding NAD(P)/FAD-dependent oxidoreductase: MQFDTAIVGGGFAGLAAAYELARNGKRVVVLERDSAVGGLAGGFDIGGHVLEKFYHHWFNNDRHILELIEELGENGNVLLRPTRTGMYYADQFFRLSTPLDLLRFKALPFLDRIRLGIAVLRARSVKDWSKLEHLSAKEWLIDLCGQRAYDVVWDPLLTGKFGAVADDVSAVWFWKKLVLRGGSRSSSGDEVLAYYRGGFAALAERLEQEINKLGGEVRVNTPALRIVADADGRAAGVETAEGTIKADNIVVTTPLPITADLLEPLAPATYIASLRRVRYLSNVCLVLALNRSLSETYWLNVNDPGFPFVGVIEHTNFEPPSSYGGHHIVYLSKYLPPSDAMYSMSADELLEFSIPHIQRMFPDFKREWIDHHYVWRADYAQPIAEKHYSKFVPGNATPLSNVFITTMAQVYPEDRGTNYAVREGRQLARTLLGESVATRKE, from the coding sequence ATGCAGTTTGATACAGCCATCGTTGGCGGCGGATTCGCCGGACTTGCCGCGGCATACGAGCTGGCCCGCAACGGCAAGCGAGTCGTGGTTCTGGAACGCGACAGCGCCGTCGGCGGCCTCGCGGGCGGCTTCGACATCGGCGGGCACGTACTGGAAAAGTTCTACCATCACTGGTTCAACAACGACCGGCACATTCTCGAACTGATCGAAGAGCTCGGCGAGAACGGAAACGTCCTGCTGCGCCCCACCCGCACCGGCATGTATTACGCCGACCAGTTTTTCCGTTTGAGCACGCCGCTCGACCTGCTGCGCTTCAAGGCGTTGCCATTCCTCGATCGCATTCGCCTCGGCATCGCGGTATTGCGCGCCCGTTCGGTGAAGGACTGGTCGAAGCTGGAACACCTCAGCGCCAAGGAATGGTTGATCGACCTGTGTGGCCAGCGCGCCTACGACGTAGTCTGGGATCCGCTGCTGACCGGCAAGTTCGGCGCCGTCGCCGATGACGTGTCAGCTGTGTGGTTCTGGAAAAAGCTCGTTCTGCGAGGCGGCAGCCGCAGCAGCTCGGGCGACGAGGTCCTGGCTTACTACCGGGGCGGTTTCGCCGCGCTCGCCGAGCGTCTTGAACAGGAAATCAACAAGCTCGGCGGTGAAGTGCGGGTCAACACCCCGGCCCTGCGCATCGTCGCGGACGCCGACGGACGCGCCGCGGGCGTGGAAACCGCCGAGGGCACGATCAAGGCCGACAACATCGTGGTCACCACCCCGCTGCCGATCACCGCCGACCTGCTCGAACCGCTCGCTCCCGCCACCTACATCGCGTCCCTGCGTCGCGTCCGCTATCTGTCGAACGTCTGTCTCGTGCTGGCGCTGAACCGCAGCCTGTCGGAAACCTACTGGTTGAACGTCAACGACCCAGGCTTCCCGTTCGTGGGCGTGATTGAGCACACCAACTTCGAACCGCCCTCATCCTATGGCGGGCACCACATCGTCTATCTGTCGAAATATCTGCCGCCATCCGACGCCATGTACTCGATGAGCGCGGACGAACTGCTGGAGTTCTCCATTCCCCACATCCAGCGCATGTTCCCGGACTTCAAGCGCGAATGGATCGATCACCACTATGTCTGGCGCGCGGACTATGCGCAGCCGATCGCCGAGAAGCATTATTCCAAGTTCGTGCCCGGAAATGCGACTCCGCTGAGTAACGTGTTCATCACCACGATGGCTCAGGTATATCCGGAGGATCGGGGTACGAACTATGCCGTCCGCGAAGGTCGTCAGCTCGCGCGCACGCTCCTGGGCGAATCGGTCGCGACGCGCAAAGAATGA
- a CDS encoding class I SAM-dependent methyltransferase encodes MTEIEALHAKVVQQLRNKAIHDPDFEALSWIDGNLRPIRTVLDIGANGGQTIASIRSTLGERVEIHSFEANPQLWPGLESIARESGGAVHIHRAGLGDEAIELTLHVPSVDGEVFLEESTFDLDQFDKPWVREKYLERGHAPEFSQVRVPVKRGDDCALRPDLIKVDVEGFEASAIRGLLTTIEACKPILLVENSDWHNVTALLAELGYQPYRWDAGVMAPFHGATTNTFYLPAGVVPVTAQDQSTQETQPEAATGGYCESADVNEHRVDVERMWQLLNSLGLKVPANAVTLDVGGGAGGHSAFIANDVGRIYCTDYFDQNARFGGELVKLLQEKLVRHGHGFPIERLEFHAVDAMNTIYRDDLFDAIFSFNAFEHIPDPGAALKEIVRVLKPGGLAYITFDPIWTCDFGSHFQHRVPRPWQHLISDDTEFVEMMKQAGGSDDEGSEYVHAMNRRRLSYYRDLFESMRGEVEFLHEGEWSGCVVPGSESHENFQQCLSLGFSREELLLRGMVKVFRKKAVTKPAIAQGERRRWRLFG; translated from the coding sequence GTGACGGAAATCGAAGCGCTGCATGCGAAAGTGGTTCAACAGCTCCGGAACAAGGCGATACATGACCCTGATTTCGAGGCGCTGAGTTGGATCGACGGCAACCTGCGACCGATCCGCACCGTTCTGGATATCGGCGCCAACGGCGGGCAGACCATCGCGTCGATCAGATCGACTCTGGGTGAGAGAGTCGAGATCCACTCGTTCGAGGCCAATCCGCAACTTTGGCCGGGACTGGAGAGCATCGCCAGGGAGTCCGGTGGTGCGGTGCATATCCATCGGGCGGGGCTTGGGGATGAGGCGATCGAGTTGACCTTGCACGTGCCTTCGGTGGATGGCGAGGTGTTCCTCGAGGAGTCCACGTTCGATCTGGACCAGTTCGACAAGCCCTGGGTGCGCGAGAAGTATCTCGAGCGGGGCCATGCCCCGGAATTTTCGCAAGTCCGCGTGCCAGTCAAGCGTGGCGACGATTGTGCCCTGCGTCCCGATCTGATTAAGGTGGATGTCGAGGGTTTCGAAGCCTCCGCCATTCGGGGACTGCTGACCACCATCGAAGCATGCAAGCCCATTTTGCTGGTCGAAAACAGCGATTGGCACAATGTGACCGCGCTGCTTGCCGAATTGGGCTATCAACCGTACCGCTGGGATGCCGGTGTCATGGCCCCGTTCCACGGCGCGACGACCAATACTTTTTATCTACCCGCAGGAGTCGTGCCCGTGACGGCGCAAGACCAGTCGACCCAGGAAACACAGCCCGAAGCCGCTACCGGCGGTTATTGCGAATCCGCGGACGTCAACGAGCATCGGGTGGATGTCGAGCGGATGTGGCAGTTGCTCAACTCGCTGGGACTGAAGGTGCCGGCCAATGCGGTGACGCTGGACGTCGGCGGCGGTGCGGGTGGTCATAGCGCTTTCATAGCCAACGATGTCGGCCGTATCTATTGCACGGACTATTTCGACCAGAATGCGCGTTTCGGCGGCGAGCTGGTGAAGCTGTTGCAGGAAAAACTTGTTCGTCACGGTCATGGTTTTCCGATCGAGCGTTTGGAGTTTCATGCGGTCGACGCAATGAACACGATTTATCGCGACGATCTGTTCGACGCGATTTTCTCGTTCAACGCGTTCGAGCACATTCCTGATCCGGGCGCGGCATTGAAGGAAATCGTGCGCGTGCTCAAGCCGGGTGGGCTTGCCTACATCACCTTCGATCCGATCTGGACCTGCGACTTCGGCAGTCACTTCCAGCACAGGGTTCCCAGGCCTTGGCAACACCTGATCAGCGACGACACCGAGTTCGTGGAGATGATGAAGCAAGCCGGCGGCTCGGACGACGAGGGATCGGAGTACGTGCATGCCATGAACCGGCGCCGGCTCTCGTACTATCGCGATCTGTTCGAGTCGATGCGCGGTGAAGTCGAATTCCTGCACGAGGGCGAGTGGAGCGGCTGCGTGGTGCCTGGAAGTGAATCGCATGAAAACTTCCAGCAATGCCTGTCACTGGGTTTCAGTCGCGAGGAGTTGCTGCTGCGGGGAATGGTGAAGGTATTTAGGAAGAAGGCCGTAACCAAACCTGCTATCGCACAGGGCGAGCGTCGGCGCTGGCGCTTGTTCGGCTGA
- a CDS encoding glycosyltransferase family 4 protein codes for MTDKRKKLLAINFFPAFVPPTSGGEQRYYMLYRHLSEQFDVTLLSATYSSAKAERVEHSPSFREFRVPKPVETEQIHWSLETEGIGPECSALAVAMASEFDTDFGARLGELAADADAIIHESPFTLPYDKGAGSDGKFRIYNAYNVEYRLAQQMLKGAVGVQASAFIRDLEARLIACSSAIFATSEEERREFARVFGFPLQRIFLAPNGFDPPEPMDATADSQRDGGVLFLGSAHPPNVEALQYIVGQLAPALPSVTFNVIGSVCKAYQGTVPSNVKLLGFVSEAEKSALLRQCGAAINPLTSGAGTNLKMLDYMAHAAPIVCTAVGARGLDLVDGEQARICELEQFAAGLTSVLQDGAASARMGHAGAALAESKYAWASIAAATATAIDEVLDLSSSAASRKRVLMLCDYEVHVAQGGGQVRIKELLTELGKEFDVTFLCLSDADIEIRRMLAPGVVQRAIPKSESHRREDVESLRNQSVSVADLVSAKHCLDNPQLVAALREEIGSVSVVIFEQCFLTPLLAFVPDGLSVVYSSQNVETSLKQALLAARNDGPQWIEAVEALESRLLERADLLLCVSEEDRDLFCATRKVDNALVIENGVRIPSIHRQSLAPKQSSTDEVSRRPIAVFVGSGHPPNVGAVQYIIDELAGKLPQVTFAIVGSVCQSVMGNSLPDNVVLLGFLGREEKEALFAVADLAVNPLFEGGGSSLKVPDFLVAGLPMLSSAVGARGFPGLRAGEHYVEAQPSQMAELIPQMLDDAALRSRLSSAAMDYVSTHLDWRVLGGKFRRSLRALMPRSRPCKALVLTYRFGEPARGGAEVFLLNVLRELERLDGIEFDVVAPAVGAIRDTLHFSADYDPPSANDRVPAMRGAVHLFPLDPPAKDRFESARTLQSTWMRESLQLGRELAEDLGDGLLGGWNFAERHNGGVIRWAAQTAQIRLPPDTQSLTVSGLALEPVQVSIRLDGKELGVKRLHRKFSFTQHLNTEGRLLELQTSARYQGDDDVRELAYIVDACTATGAYGEVEISLVEGMEQRARQIPVERWVKELVAVTRERPRDQDQLFFGTRGPHSSELEAWLERACVGYDVILAQGVPFSTSVLGAQVAARNGIPAVVLPHFHMEDRYYHWRQFYDVFSTVEAVIAAPAASKSVFFDLIGANAQVAPGGGFDASDFSAESLARGREAFRRIHAGENPFVLVLGRKTGAKNYRMIVQACEQLRAAGHRLDVVLIGPDDDGIALEGSGVHYYGAQPREVVIGALASSLCLANMSESESFGIVLLESWMAMRPVVARSSTLAFTELVQDGHNGFLADNVGDLAGAIKRYLDDSELADRHGSAGIETARGYSWRALAKHLRQIILGVVRDGNRSAACESGSTAPEQGDT; via the coding sequence ATGACAGACAAACGCAAGAAACTACTCGCGATCAACTTCTTTCCTGCGTTCGTGCCTCCCACGAGCGGAGGAGAGCAGCGCTACTACATGCTTTATCGGCATTTGAGCGAGCAGTTCGACGTGACCTTGCTGTCGGCGACTTACTCCAGCGCGAAAGCGGAGCGAGTCGAGCATTCGCCCAGTTTTCGCGAGTTCCGGGTGCCCAAGCCGGTCGAGACCGAACAGATCCACTGGTCGCTGGAAACCGAGGGCATTGGGCCGGAGTGTTCCGCGCTCGCGGTCGCGATGGCCTCGGAATTCGACACCGATTTCGGCGCCCGGTTGGGCGAGTTGGCGGCCGATGCCGATGCGATCATCCACGAATCGCCGTTTACATTGCCGTACGACAAGGGCGCGGGCAGCGACGGAAAATTCCGCATCTATAACGCGTACAACGTGGAGTATCGGCTCGCGCAGCAGATGCTCAAGGGCGCGGTGGGCGTTCAGGCCTCGGCGTTTATCCGCGATCTGGAAGCGCGGCTGATCGCCTGTTCGTCGGCGATATTCGCCACCAGCGAGGAGGAACGGCGCGAATTCGCCCGTGTGTTCGGCTTCCCCTTACAGCGTATTTTCCTCGCGCCGAATGGTTTCGATCCGCCTGAACCGATGGACGCCACGGCGGACTCGCAACGCGACGGGGGGGTGTTGTTCCTCGGCAGCGCGCATCCGCCGAACGTGGAGGCGCTGCAATACATCGTCGGGCAGTTGGCTCCGGCATTGCCATCGGTGACATTCAACGTCATCGGCAGCGTCTGCAAGGCGTATCAGGGCACGGTGCCTTCCAATGTGAAATTGCTGGGCTTCGTTTCCGAGGCCGAGAAGAGCGCGTTGCTCCGGCAATGCGGCGCCGCGATCAATCCCCTGACCAGCGGCGCGGGCACCAATCTCAAGATGCTCGATTACATGGCGCATGCCGCGCCGATCGTGTGTACCGCGGTGGGCGCGCGGGGACTGGATCTGGTCGATGGCGAACAGGCCCGCATCTGCGAGCTCGAGCAGTTCGCGGCAGGCCTGACGTCGGTGTTGCAAGACGGCGCCGCGAGCGCGCGCATGGGGCACGCGGGTGCTGCCTTGGCCGAATCGAAGTACGCCTGGGCCAGCATCGCCGCGGCGACCGCCACAGCGATCGACGAGGTGCTGGACCTTTCCTCGTCCGCCGCATCCCGCAAGCGGGTGCTTATGCTCTGCGACTACGAAGTCCACGTCGCACAGGGCGGTGGGCAGGTTCGGATCAAGGAGTTGCTAACCGAACTGGGTAAGGAATTCGACGTCACCTTCCTGTGCCTGAGCGATGCCGACATCGAAATCAGGCGCATGCTCGCGCCTGGAGTCGTGCAGCGGGCGATTCCTAAATCCGAATCGCATCGGCGCGAGGACGTGGAGTCGCTGCGCAATCAGTCCGTGTCGGTGGCGGATCTGGTCTCGGCCAAGCACTGTCTGGACAATCCGCAGCTGGTCGCCGCATTGCGCGAGGAGATCGGGTCGGTCTCGGTAGTGATCTTCGAACAGTGTTTCCTGACTCCTCTGCTGGCGTTCGTGCCCGATGGCCTAAGCGTCGTTTACTCGTCGCAGAACGTCGAAACCTCGTTGAAGCAGGCGCTGCTCGCCGCACGCAACGATGGGCCGCAATGGATCGAGGCGGTCGAAGCGCTTGAGTCGCGACTGCTCGAGCGCGCGGATCTTTTGCTTTGCGTTTCCGAAGAGGATCGCGATCTGTTCTGCGCGACGCGTAAGGTCGACAATGCGCTGGTCATCGAGAACGGGGTGCGGATTCCCTCGATCCACCGGCAGTCGTTGGCGCCCAAGCAGTCCTCCACAGACGAGGTTTCGCGTCGCCCGATCGCGGTATTCGTCGGTAGCGGGCATCCGCCCAATGTCGGAGCGGTGCAATACATCATCGACGAGTTGGCCGGCAAGTTGCCGCAGGTGACGTTCGCGATAGTCGGCTCGGTTTGCCAATCGGTCATGGGCAATTCGCTGCCCGACAATGTCGTGTTGTTGGGGTTTCTCGGCCGCGAGGAAAAGGAAGCTCTGTTCGCCGTCGCCGACCTGGCCGTGAATCCGCTGTTCGAAGGCGGCGGTTCAAGTCTCAAGGTGCCCGATTTCCTCGTGGCCGGCCTGCCCATGTTGAGCTCGGCCGTGGGCGCACGCGGGTTTCCCGGGCTGCGCGCAGGCGAGCACTATGTGGAGGCGCAGCCATCGCAGATGGCCGAACTAATTCCGCAGATGCTCGACGATGCCGCGCTGAGGTCGCGGCTTTCCAGCGCCGCCATGGACTACGTTTCGACCCACCTGGACTGGCGCGTCCTCGGCGGCAAGTTCAGACGTAGCCTGCGCGCGCTGATGCCGCGTTCGCGGCCGTGCAAGGCGCTGGTGCTGACTTACCGATTCGGCGAGCCCGCGCGTGGCGGCGCCGAAGTGTTTCTGCTGAACGTATTGCGCGAGCTGGAACGGTTGGATGGCATCGAATTCGATGTCGTCGCTCCGGCGGTGGGCGCTATTCGCGACACATTGCACTTTTCCGCGGACTACGATCCGCCTTCGGCCAACGATCGGGTGCCGGCGATGAGGGGCGCGGTGCACCTGTTCCCGCTCGATCCGCCCGCCAAGGATCGCTTCGAGAGTGCCCGCACATTGCAATCGACATGGATGCGCGAGTCGCTTCAGCTGGGCCGGGAGCTGGCCGAAGATCTCGGCGATGGCTTACTCGGCGGCTGGAACTTCGCCGAGCGCCACAACGGCGGCGTTATTCGGTGGGCAGCACAGACAGCGCAGATTCGCCTGCCTCCGGATACTCAATCGTTGACCGTCTCCGGTCTGGCGCTGGAGCCGGTCCAGGTCTCGATTCGCCTCGACGGCAAGGAATTGGGCGTCAAGCGGCTTCACCGCAAGTTTTCGTTTACCCAGCACCTCAATACCGAGGGTCGCCTGCTCGAGTTGCAAACCTCGGCGCGTTATCAAGGCGACGACGACGTTCGCGAACTGGCTTATATCGTCGATGCCTGCACGGCCACCGGCGCTTATGGCGAGGTGGAGATTTCGCTGGTCGAGGGGATGGAGCAACGCGCGCGTCAGATTCCGGTCGAGCGCTGGGTGAAGGAACTGGTTGCCGTGACCCGCGAACGACCCCGAGACCAGGATCAGCTTTTTTTCGGCACGCGTGGTCCACATAGCTCCGAACTCGAGGCTTGGCTGGAGCGCGCCTGCGTCGGCTATGACGTCATCCTCGCGCAGGGCGTGCCGTTCTCGACCTCGGTCCTGGGCGCGCAGGTGGCCGCGCGCAACGGCATTCCCGCCGTCGTGCTGCCACATTTCCACATGGAAGATCGTTACTACCACTGGCGGCAGTTCTACGATGTGTTCAGTACGGTCGAGGCGGTTATTGCGGCTCCCGCCGCGAGCAAGTCGGTGTTTTTCGACCTGATCGGCGCCAATGCGCAGGTCGCGCCAGGCGGTGGCTTCGATGCCAGCGACTTCTCTGCCGAATCGCTCGCTCGCGGTCGCGAAGCGTTCCGCCGGATCCATGCCGGCGAAAATCCGTTTGTGCTGGTGCTGGGCCGCAAGACCGGCGCGAAGAACTACAGAATGATCGTGCAGGCTTGCGAACAATTGCGTGCCGCGGGGCATCGCTTGGACGTGGTGTTGATCGGGCCGGATGACGACGGCATAGCGCTGGAGGGGTCTGGTGTGCATTACTACGGCGCGCAGCCGCGTGAGGTGGTGATCGGAGCGTTGGCCAGCTCGCTGTGTCTGGCCAACATGAGCGAAAGCGAGAGCTTTGGGATCGTGCTGCTGGAATCGTGGATGGCCATGCGGCCGGTGGTGGCACGCAGCTCAACGCTGGCATTCACCGAATTGGTGCAGGACGGTCACAACGGCTTCCTCGCCGACAACGTCGGCGATCTGGCTGGCGCGATCAAGCGATACCTTGACGATTCAGAACTTGCCGATCGGCATGGCTCGGCGGGCATCGAAACCGCGCGTGGTTACAGTTGGCGAGCGTTGGCCAAACATCTGCGGCAGATCATTCTGGGGGTGGTTCGTGACGGAAATCGAAGCGCTGCATGCGAAAGTGGTTCAACAGCTCCGGAACAAGGCGATACATGA